The sequence below is a genomic window from Lolium perenne isolate Kyuss_39 chromosome 7, Kyuss_2.0, whole genome shotgun sequence.
tggtcagaccgaCGGACCGGAGGCTGTTGGACGTGGCAATGGACGAGGTTAGGCGGCTCCATGGGGCGACAAGGATATGAGCTCGTGGCGGTGCAGCGTTACTCGACAGGGCCTCGGTCGTCGGCGCCTGGTAGCGCGTGTGTGGACCTTATTTTGTTTTGGTAGAACTTTGTTGTGAGGTGTTGTGGAACCTGTGTGGGTGCTTGTATGCCTTGAGGTACCTGAGGTGGTGGGTATGTTGTATCGTTGAATTGGTGTTGTGGGGCTATATATATGGCCGGGCCAGTGGCCTTCTGTTTAAAAAAAAATATGATCCTGACGTAAGTCGAGATCCTATTGGTCCAGCTGGTTCTTTACGCTCACAtattctattatatactaaaaacaAAATACAGTTTTAATtagagacaccacgttaatccacatcatccaaATTATCGTGATGgttagatctaaaatttacgATTAGGATTTAATAATAAAATATTTGTTACGTAACCTATTTGACACGATTTATATTATATATGTCACGTCTAACATGATAAGAAAAGAATGTTGGATCGTGAGATTGGTGGTCAGGTAGCATATCCTTTTCCGTTGGCATGGTACAGTGTCAAGTTAGATCTcttattttcaaaaaaaaagctaGATCTCTTATTTGACGTTATATCATGTCACATGCACCtttcaagaaaaataaaaaagaagacCATCACTAAAAGAAAATTCCAACGCAGCAAAGATTGAGGAGTCTACATGCTCGCTCGCTCGTCTGGATGGGCCGTCGTGTTGTTGGCTAAACGAGTCATGAAAAAGGATTCAGCGAGCCAGCTTCAAAAAAATAAAGGGATGATCCATCCTCCATAACCGATCCAGCTTCTTCCAAATAGATACGGATCAGCGAACCAGCTGAAAAAAGTACTACCAGTGAGGGCGAGCCAGCGCTAAATTGTTTATTTTCAAGATTTCTTAGCTGCATGCTTCAGATTTGCATGCCCTAAATTTTTTGATCGAAAGAAGCATGCACAAAAATGCATGGCTATATACGTTTGGAAAAGAAACAAAACATAAGGAGAAGGAGGTGGCCCCAACGACCGATCTCTTCAATCGTGCAGATTTTTTCTTCCTCGAGTATGCCGCTCTGATCGGGATTGCCAGACTTCAGGTTTTGCGGTTGTGTTTTTTGTCAGTGGTTTTTCAAGGACGTGTTGTTTACCAGTTGCACCTGGTTCCCAGATTTTAAAAATCACTAGAAAGATTGATTTtaaatttaaacttgtttcaccgattTTCAAAAGAGTTCACTAGGAAAAAATAGTTCcactaataaagttactaaaaaatcaTGATTTCAAAAAACATCACGGGTTAAAAAATGTTCATAAGTCTACAATTTTGAATAATTTTTaataaattaaaaaatgttcatggGTTTTACAAATGTTCACAAGTTAATAAAGTTTCTAAAACAATTATGATTTCAAAAAGTTGTTCACGGGTTCAAAATTGTTCAGAGTTCTTAAAAATATCACGTTATTGAAAAAGTCACGGTTTCGAAAAAGTAAAATAGCAAAGAAGGAAAAAAGCGAAAAAAGGAAGAAAGAAGAAAATCATGCCTACATTCCGGTCATCAAAAAATGACATGAAATGAATAAAATCGTATGTGTTTGTTCCACTTCCCGTCAGTGAAAAAAACAGGAACCGGAAAGACATGCAACTTCTTCGTGCCTACCAACCATGTGCTAGCGAGATTACCGCTTGCAATAAGAGAGAAATAGCGTTTCTCATAGATTTTAAAAATCACTAGAAAGATTGATTTTAAATTTAGAAGTGTTTCACCGATTTTCAAAAGAGTTCGCTAGGAAGAAATGGTTCcactaataaagttactaaaaaatcacgatttcaaaaaaaaatcgcgGGTTCAAAAATGTTCATAAGtcaataaaattttaaaaatataatTTTGAATAATTTTTGAcgaattaaaaaatgttcacgTGTTTTACAAATGTTCACAAGTTAATAAAGTTTCTAAAACAATTATGATTTCAAAAAGTTGTCCACGGGTTCAAAACTGTTTAGAGTTCCTTCAAAAAATCACGTTGTTGGAAAAGTCACGGTTTCAAAAAAAGTAAaggagcaaagaaagaaaaagcgaAAAAAGGAAGAAAGAAGAAAATTGTGCCTACATTCCGGTCAGCAAAAAATGACATGAAATGGAGAAAAATGTATGTGTTTGTTCCACTTCCCCTTAGTGAAAAAAAGGAACTGGAAAGACATGCGACTTCATTCGTGCCTACCAACCATGTGCTAGCGAGATTACCGCTTGCAATAAGAGAGAAATAGCTTTTCCAGGATGATGCATGTGAGATGTGATGACAACCATGTTGATCTCGGGGACCTCCATACTTCCTGGGTATGAAGGTCAGCCGGTCCCCTGCTGGTCTCTTTCTGTCACAACGACAGTATGCTCTGGATATGCTATTGCGGGCTGGCATGTCTGACTGTCACCCCGCGCCTACACCGGTCGACACGTCCTCAAATCTCTCCACTTCCGACGGCGAGCTCCTCCCCAACGCCACCGACTATAGGAGCATCGTGGGCGGCCTTCAGTACCTCACACTAACACGCCTAGACATCTCCTACGCTGTTCAACAGGCCTGCCTTCACATGCATGCTCCACACACGTCTCACTTGGCTCTCGTGAAACGTGTTCTGCGGTATGTTCGGGGCACACTGGAGTTCGGCCTCCAGCTCCACGCCTCCTCTTCGACCGCTCTTGTGGCCTACTCCGACGCCGACTTGGCCGGCTGTCCGGACACGCGCCGCTCCACCTCCGGATACTGCGTCTACTTCAGTGATAGTCTCATCTCTTGGTCCTCCAAGCGACAGACCACTGTGTCCCGTTCCTCTGCAGAGGTTGAGTACCGCGCCGTCGCCCAAGCGGTCGCCGAGTGCTGTTCGCTCCGCCAGTTGCTCTAGGAACTTCATCGCCCCATGAGCTCTGCCATGGTTGCCTACTGTGACAACGTCTCCGCCATCTACATGTCATCGAATCATGTGCAACATAAACGTACCAAGCACATCGAGATAGACATCCACTTTGTCTGCGAGAAGGTGTTCTTGGGAGAGGTCCGTGTTCTACATGTTCTGTCCTCCCACCAGTTTGCGGATGTCATGACGAAGGGATTATCGAGTCAGCTCTTCCTCGACTTTCGGTCCAATCTCAACGTCCGAGAACCTCCCGCTGggactcgggggggggggggggggggttagatTGTACATATTGTATTTACAGTAGAACTGTACTGTAATTGTATCCAAACCCTAGGCCTCTGGCCTATCTTCTATCTCTAAATAGGAAGTCTCCACTACCTAATTTTGCTGGCTTATGGTGAAGCCACGTCACCCcttattctcccaccatgaccGTGAACCTGGAACAACGCCGTCTGCAATTTTTATCAGCCGAAAAATACGTGCCAGAGTAGTACCAGCCTCCCAGGAGGGCTCCAGGTGCGCAATACGAATGTTCTTGGAGGATCTGGACAGCCGCACATGGGCTGTTGTCGTATGTAGTTGCACATATGTATCCTCTGCTAGGAATCCATCCTATCGTTAATGGGATTTCCTCTATCACTTTTGGATTTTGCTTAACCTAGCAGTTGATTTCATTTCAATCATCTGTGTGAAGTATCCCAATCGGGGACATGGACATGGTGCCAGTTTTCTATACGGCGTTGGCATGCAAGCCTTTCTTTATTTCTTTAATTTGCCTCTTCTCATGTCATTGCCTGCTCCCGCATCCTTCAATTCAAGTGGATTTTTTTTTCCTGAATCCCGCGTGATAGTCAGGTCAGTCATCCTTGGCTGAGAGTAATAATCTGACAGAAAACTTCTCGCAGGCAAGAAAATGGATGCATTTCCATGATTGGGGATAATTACACTTGAAGAAAGGCACGAAAACTGGTAATGGATATGCACTTGCTTGATATGGCTACATTTTCCATGTAACTCTTTGTTCAGCATTTCAGGCCTTGAAGATTGCCAGGTTGGTCATACTGTTAAATTTTGCAAATTAGTATTTCAAGCTAATTGTTTTGGCAAAGCGCACATATTGGTTTCAGGTTTTAATCTTCAGAAACACCAATCAATCGACTTTCACGATGGAGATGAGGGAACCCTTTCTTCACCCTGTGAGTTGTTCTCTAGAGAAAAAAAGATTACACCGAACATGAAACATCGAGTGGACTAGGAAGGATGAGAATCCTCTTCCAGCAACTGTACCCAACGACACCTGAATGACCAACAATCTTTTTCTTTGTATTATGCATTGCGTCAATTATCGATGCCATGTTAGTCACATGTAAAAGCAAGTCATGTTAGATTATGATGAAGTCTGGGTATTCTATATGTATTGGCTCTGTGAGTGCTTTTAGCTAATAATTCTCGAGTGAGATACTGGAGTTTTTCGGTTGGTCTCCCCCTGTATACGTGCATCTAAAAAAATAAAACCATGAAGCCAGAATACTTAATTTATATATGTGTTCCTTTTCAACGTGATTTttctttagggatttctattttcgtgcccctggctccttagttgtgctcagttttccccagcccttagtttttcctcagttttccccaaaaccttgtctgaaacccgcagaaggagctcggacggaaggaatcccgttagttgacgttggttggtgctggcaagtggggccgctgttggtgccccgcagtggacacgtcttcacttatccagatcatcgtgggacccacaacttgtccacgttaagtgcgccggacccacagcttacccaggtgaccgttgcaaaatgggagcccgagccagccccgcgcccgtgctcgtgccattgcttccctttctttccccgcgccccattgttcttcttctccgccagcggcagcccttctccggcaggcgggtgatgtctagtttctcttcgacctcccgttcttcatggccgcagtatggacccgtgcctttgacaagatgccctgactgcccacgccaggagcctctgaagcggtcgatctgtaagacggacgagaacggcaaccgtggacgtgagttccttgcatgcgagagcttgccatatagagagggggataaggttagatctcgctccaatttctctgttttctctcgattttcttgctattccctcgaatttaggatttagggttcccgttgttgttttcagatcctgaagaaatgcaggcatttcgagtggatcgatgtgtacgttcagaggcttcaattgcaggaatcaattggcgttattggggagcgcaatttgggagggggggacttcctgtagagaatgcggcggagagaggagccgttccgattatgcctaatgctcccaatgtaggactggtggaagtgaagggagaactgaagaaaatgaacaagcagttaaggcagctgatcgagttgaagaagcaagctaatctgatggctggttgttttttctgttgtataattgcgatcggattcttatcattgctcaccaggcgctagaagttgttacaagggataccttgttacaaattcattattcagttacatgtacttgtagttgttttcatggttagtgtgtgcattcaccgaaattacaaaCTATATTGGAATActttatgtatgcctcatgtttatacaagggattcttatcattgctcaccgaactatattagtgtgtgccgtttcaaattaccgaaactatatgccaaaattatatcccctaaaagaaaaaggaaagcgaaagatagttgataattgttagaggggtgacaataatgcattcaccgaaatctgcaaatatgtatgcctcatgtttataccgaaattataccacttttgggcagtttcaaattaccgaaactatatgccaaaactatatcccctaaaagaaaaaggaaagcgaaagatagttgataattgttagaggggtgaaaataatgcattcaccgaaatccgcaaatatgtatgcctcatgtttataccgaaattataccacttttgggcagtTTCAAATTactgaaactatatgccaaaactatatcccctaaaagaaaaaggaaagcgaaagatagttgataattgttagggggtgacaataatgcattcaccgaaatccgcaaatatgtatgcctcatgtttataccaaaattataccacttttgggccgtttcaaattactaaaactatatgccaaaactatatcccctaaaagaaaaaggaaagcggaagatagttgataattgttagaggggtgagaataatgcatccaccgacagagagagaggggtggccacgaagagacggggaggggtatactgcccgttagatcagttgatcaacggttcgtggtgtcgatccgtgtgacaacggctcaaccaatcaggataagtttgggcttctgagagcatttgcgacagaacttgagggcaaaactgagtagtactaacaatccaagggcacataaatagtaaatagactaagggattcaaacaaaaagaattacaaaatgaaaaatgcgttttttgtacaatataattcatattgggctacatcgaattatttgcaattcaaatatacatgagtgtgacaattatggcatcatttagacaaactatgtttttggggaagatgttttgcaaaggggtttgagtggaaaaccatgcattttcatagctacactagtgattttgagaagtggaaatttgtggtaaaacttggtttatatatgtttgttaaggttttcttggtggcaggtgatacgtctccgacgtatcgataatttcttatgttccatgccacattattgatgttatctacatgttttatgcacactttatgtcatattcgtgcattttctggaactaacctattaacaagatgccgaagtgccgattcttt
It includes:
- the LOC127315373 gene encoding uncharacterized mitochondrial protein AtMg00810-like, producing MSDCHPAPTPVDTSSNLSTSDGELLPNATDYRSIVGGLQYLTLTRLDISYAVQQACLHMHAPHTSHLALVKRVLRYVRGTLEFGLQLHASSSTALVAYSDADLAGCPDTRRSTSGYCVYFSDSLISWSSKRQTTVSRSSAEVEYRAVAQAVAECCSLRQLL